The Bubalus kerabau isolate K-KA32 ecotype Philippines breed swamp buffalo chromosome 8, PCC_UOA_SB_1v2, whole genome shotgun sequence genomic sequence GGGGGATGTCTGTCAGGGAAGGGGTCCTTGTTAGATTGTAAGGAGGGATGGGGTGTGGGTGCAGTGGGGGCAGCCCAAAGAACAGGATCCATGCTCAAGACCCATAATTCTAACATTTTTTTTGCCCGTGGCTACTCTTTGTCAGCAAGTTTATATCTCATAAGGGACATGGAGGGCATGGTGTCCGCACCAGAGTCCTCATGAGCAAGGGGCTCCCTGCAAGAGTCGGTGGAAAGTCCTGCCTCTGCTCATGGACTGGACAGGCTCTGTCCATCCCACCGTTTCCtcctctttccattttgttctattttatctCATTCCTTCACACCTGTATTCACTGCACACCTTCTATGTGTTCAGCACTGCACACCTTCTATGTGTTCAGCTCTGGGCAGTGGTGTTTATAAGAGGAGATCTCAGCCTAGTTGGGGGGAGAGTCTCAGCACAGGACATAGAGGGTAAAATAAAGTAGCAATTTGTGTGGGACCCAAAATGCATGAAACAGAAGTCAGGGGCTAGGGGAGGAGAACAGCAGGAAGCTGGCCTGTATTACGGGGACCGGCGAGGTGAAAAGGCAGCTGATAGTTCTTCAGGGAGTAGGGCCCTGCTGGGGGTTCTGAGAATCTCAGACTTGAGATTCTCAGACCTACTGCAAACTTGAGATTCACCCCACCCCCCCTTTTCTGCTTCTCTGCACATCACCCTGCCCTGGCCCTGCAGGGAAGGCTGAAGGAAGACCACCCAGTTAGAACAGGTGTGAAGTCCAAGTCAGTGCCATGTGTGGATAAACCAGGGCTCCCACCCCATTTTGTGCCTGCCCCCCTTCACCCCCTGTGTATGTCCTTAAACTACCTTTATATCTCCTGCTCACTGATACACTTCTCACTGAAATTTCAAAGATATAAGTGAAAATGGAGTAGAGGGAATTCATGTTTTGTTAGAAATCAGAGCAGAGTGGTTTGTAACTCCCTTAATGAATACAACTACATGGAGAACTgaataacaatgaaataaaactttTGGATTAAGCTACAGCAGTATTTAGAGGGAACTTAATAATCTTAAGTATGTATACTCAAATATAAgaagccaattaaaaaaagaagagctgAATAAAactaaagaactcaaaaaaaaaaaaaggaaataataaaggaacAGAAATTAATGAACTATAAGACAGCACAAATAAgcatatcaaaatttaaaaactaaagctGAGTCTTTGGAATGAATCAGTATGAttcaattgaaataaaaaaagagtgtaTAATGAAAATACTAAACATTATAAAAAGATTATAACTATATATTCAAaggagatttaaaattttttaaagaacttaatgaataaatttatgtcaataaatttgaaaatacagatagtagataattttaaaaaataaactatacaaTTTTAGGTAACAAGGAAACCAATAACATTATTAATCCCataagaaaaaatactttctcaCTATTTCCCAAATTTTATCCTTTAAATATCTGACTCCTTTATGTTTTTCTAGAAATCTAGACAGACCTATTGCAAACAAGACCATTGTGCTAAGAAACATACCagaggaacttctctggtggtccagtggttaggactttgccttctaatgcaggggatgtgggtttgatctctgattgggGAGCTAAGCCTCCACATACCTCCTGGCCAAAAggccaaaacatgaaacagaagcaatactgtaacgaatttaataaagactttaaaaatggtccacattaaaaaaacaaaataaaaaaaaaagaaacatacaggAAAATAGGCAAACATTCTCAACAATTACTTTATTTTAAcaaagctttgttttgttttgttaaattaTTGCCATCATTCAAATTCTCCCCCCTTTGAGCTAAGGCACGTATTCTAAGCCTCTTTCCACATTTCACAACACAACTGAAACCTTTCCAGAAGCATTGACTTTAGACTTAAGGATCCTATTTTATGACTATCCCTTACAACTTTACCATTTACCCTAATCACCAGATTGggcatttttgaaaattaaaattcattcttGGATCAAGCTGTGATCTCTGGAAACAGTCAAAAGTTTTGTTTTAGACACACTACAGGTACAACAGGACTCCTATACAGGTGTATTCTACTGGTCAGATCTGAGAGCCCCCAGTGCCTGTGGCTGGACCTTTGGTTGAAGGTGACAGCtggtcagataggactgagcagaGAGGCATCCAGAAGACAAATGTCCTCATCTAATTCTCTGGCTCCCATAGATCCTCTGTTGGCCTTCTCACTGGTGGTGTCTGAGAGAGAGTCAGAGAACATTGCACCCCAGGATGTGGTACCTGGCAGGGCCAAAGGACATAAAAGGGAAGACAGTGGATCTGCAGGGGGAAATGGAACATTCTGGCACAGAGCTATCTGAATTTATAGGCAGAAGAACTTTAAGCCAGCAcctagaaaaggaaagtgaagacaAATAAGACAATTGTTTTTGAAATGGCCCTTTGGAATTATTGTTAGTTGGAGAATATTACAAATGTTATTATTTATCTCTTTGttcatttgttgaataaacaatATGCTGAAATGGATCAAAGAGTTTATAGTGAAAAGTAAGTTTCCTTCCACCCCTGATTCCCAGAAACTGAAAGTTCCCTTCCCCAGCAGCAAGTGGCcagtatttaaagaaatattttatatatatgtattaacatACATCTTGTACTAGTtatctactgctgtgtaacaaattaccacaaagttTAGTGGCTAAAAACAACAAACGTTTATTATCTCATCTCTCATGAACCGAGAACAATGCTGCTGGGGGGACTGGAAGCTTTGCTGACAGTCACACAATGTTCACAAGGGGCCTGTGTAATGTGTTTCACAGGCAGTGGTAAGGCTCAATGCAGGATGCATTTCAGCCTTGAAATTCCTTTAATTTGAGTCTTTACCATGTGTAATGAGCTAGCACTCAAACTTGGCAATTTTGTAATTTCTTAAATTAGCTGATGTCTGTTGGTGGGGAGGCAAACATGGAGAGGGTAGGGAGTGAGCTGGAAAGATGCTTTGCTAACCATAGTAAACTGAGAGAAAATAGTTAATTCTTAAACCAATTACTTATTCTTGAAAGAAAATTCATAGGTCCATCATGTTTATCTCTGAGGATACTGTTTCGGGCCTCCTCCCTAACATATCTTAGTTTTTCTCCATATTCCATCTTTAATAacttaatttttctctctttttcctgtaTCCTATTCTTGTACTCCTGAGCATACTCCATTTCCACTTTTTGGATATCTCCTTTTAATTGATCACCATAGATTTTCTTCAAGACTTCTTCCCGCCTCCTCAGTCTTTCCACTGTGTCCTTGTATATGGCATCAAAAAAGTAAGTCCCTTGGTTGTTCTGCACCATGTTCTCTATCAGCTCTACCAGCTCCTGTATCTGAGCTTCCTTCTCAGCCTGGTTTGTGTGTTTGCTGTTACTGATGGCACAGCAGCGCTCTCCACACTCCTGGAGGAGGCTTTGTAGGTTTAAATCCGCGTTGTCCAAAAAGTCGCTCAGGCTCtggtcctccagctcctccttgcGGGTGAATAAGATGATCATATAATCAATGGCTGCTTCCCCAAACAAAGCCTTGATCAACGCCACGGTTTGCTGCTCTTCCTGTGTGTAGCGGCCCAAGCTCAGAACCAAGACGATGGCATGAGGCCCAGGACAGGAGGCGAGGACACATTGGCTGATTTCCCTGCAGGTGGTGTTCAGGCTCTTTTTGGTGTCGAAGAGCCCTGGGGTGTCAACAACAAGAAGCTCTCTCCCCTTCCATTCCCGGGACGCTTTCTGACAAGTTTTGGTAACAGCTTCGGCAGCAATCCTAGAGTCGAATACTTTTTCCCCAAGGATGGTGTTTGC encodes the following:
- the LOC129658759 gene encoding GTPase IMAP family member 7-like; the protein is MAATPNNALRIVLVGKTGSGKSATANTILGEKVFDSRIAAEAVTKTCQKASREWKGRELLVVDTPGLFDTKKSLNTTCREISQCVLASCPGPHAIVLVLSLGRYTQEEQQTVALIKALFGEAAIDYMIILFTRKEELEDQSLSDFLDNADLNLQSLLQECGERCCAISNSKHTNQAEKEAQIQELVELIENMVQNNQGTYFFDAIYKDTVERLRRREEVLKKIYGDQLKGDIQKVEMEYAQEYKNRIQEKERKIKLLKMEYGEKLRYVREEARNSILRDKHDGPMNFLSRISNWFKN